Proteins encoded in a region of the Streptomyces sp. NBC_00258 genome:
- a CDS encoding alpha-L-fucosidase, giving the protein MAVSRRLFVTAAASLVASSGTSLALASSASASASTAAASASSASAEEPWYRIPVSPDDTPEELVRKASQVRPTERQIAWQALERTAFLHFGVNTFTGLEWGTGDEDPDVFQPVGLDTDQWARALRDGGFKLAILTVKHHDGFVLYQSRYTNHSVASSSWQDGQGDVLRSFADSMRRHGLKVGVYISPADENQYLHGVYANGSARSERTIPTRVPGDDRPDGPTFTLPATDYGAHMLDQLYEVLTEYGPVDEVWFDGAQGRIPPDKVEKYDWDSWYTLIRTLVPDATVAVSGPDVRWVGNEGGFARENEWSVVPVQEKDNGRMDFALSYDAPDMGGRDALAAAQPVADHLQWWPAEADVSIRDGWFYHADQHPKSVQQLTDIYFGSVGRNAVLLLNIPPDQQGLLPAADVTRLREFRERIDRELPEDLARGARATTSPGTITVDLGRAREVNRIRLAEDIRHGQQVEGFVVEAQSGGTWTRVAEAGTLGASRILLLPAPVRARRWRVRVTQSRRPAHLARFELHRSRL; this is encoded by the coding sequence ATGGCAGTCTCCAGACGTCTCTTCGTCACGGCCGCCGCCTCGCTCGTGGCGTCGAGCGGTACGTCCCTGGCCCTCGCGTCCTCCGCATCCGCCTCGGCATCCACGGCCGCTGCCTCGGCCTCCTCCGCCTCGGCCGAAGAACCGTGGTACCGGATCCCCGTCAGCCCCGACGACACCCCGGAGGAACTGGTCCGCAAGGCTTCCCAAGTGCGGCCCACGGAACGGCAGATCGCCTGGCAGGCCCTCGAACGCACCGCCTTCCTGCACTTCGGCGTGAACACCTTCACGGGCCTTGAATGGGGCACGGGGGACGAGGACCCGGACGTCTTCCAGCCGGTCGGCCTCGACACCGACCAGTGGGCCCGCGCCCTGCGCGACGGCGGCTTCAAGCTCGCCATCCTCACCGTCAAGCACCACGACGGCTTCGTGCTCTACCAGTCCCGCTACACCAACCACTCGGTGGCATCGAGCAGTTGGCAGGACGGACAGGGCGACGTCCTGCGCTCGTTCGCCGACTCGATGCGGCGCCACGGCCTCAAGGTCGGGGTCTACATCTCACCGGCCGACGAGAACCAGTACCTGCACGGCGTGTACGCCAACGGCAGTGCCCGCTCGGAGCGCACGATCCCCACCCGGGTCCCGGGGGACGACCGCCCGGACGGGCCCACCTTCACGCTCCCGGCCACCGACTACGGCGCCCATATGCTCGACCAGCTCTACGAGGTCCTCACCGAGTACGGGCCCGTCGACGAGGTCTGGTTCGACGGTGCCCAGGGCCGTATCCCACCGGACAAGGTCGAGAAGTACGACTGGGACAGCTGGTACACGCTGATCCGGACCCTCGTGCCGGACGCCACGGTCGCCGTGTCCGGACCCGACGTGCGCTGGGTCGGCAACGAGGGCGGATTCGCCCGCGAGAACGAGTGGAGCGTCGTACCCGTCCAGGAGAAGGACAACGGGCGCATGGACTTCGCGCTCTCGTACGACGCACCCGACATGGGCGGCCGGGACGCCCTGGCCGCCGCCCAGCCGGTGGCCGACCACCTGCAGTGGTGGCCGGCCGAGGCCGACGTCTCCATCCGGGACGGCTGGTTCTACCACGCCGACCAACACCCCAAGTCCGTCCAGCAGTTGACGGACATCTACTTCGGCTCGGTGGGCCGCAACGCGGTACTCCTGCTCAACATCCCCCCGGACCAGCAGGGTCTCCTCCCGGCCGCCGACGTCACCCGCCTACGGGAGTTCCGCGAACGAATCGACCGCGAACTGCCGGAGGACCTGGCTCGCGGGGCCCGGGCAACCACCTCCCCGGGCACGATCACGGTCGACCTCGGCCGGGCCCGAGAGGTGAACCGGATCCGCCTCGCGGAGGACATCCGGCACGGGCAACAGGTGGAGGGCTTCGTGGTCGAGGCCCAGTCCGGCGGTACCTGGACGCGGGTGGCCGAAGCGGGCACGCTCGGCGCGAGCCGCATCCTGCTTCTGCCGGCCCCCGTACGAGCAAGGCGCTGGCGAGTACGAGTGACGCAGTCCCGCCGACCGGCACACCTCGCCCGATTCGAGCTGCACCGCTCGCGCCTCTGA